The Solanum lycopersicum chromosome 8, SLM_r2.1 DNA segment GCCAGGGGTTGGGGTAGGGGGGGCtggtcctcggggcgcggagcctcgagggccagGGGTAGGGGTATATTATTGATGTCTTCTGGTTTTCTATTGATAATATAaccattcttattttaaattattttttatgagatataatatttcaaatatgtcaaatttcttctaataattccttattttcatgaaaaaattactttttctacaactaaaatttaatatttgttacaaaataataacttataacctattattatttaaaacgAGGCCCATTAAATTTGAGACCTAAAACACATGTGTTTTTTAACACCGTCAAAGCCAACCGTGAacatatcaaaagaaatttcaccaatgaagtTTGAGAGGACAAAGTGCATATAATTGTACATAAATCTTATCATTATTTgtgaaagtaaaaatattataagcgaaaaacacaagaaaaataatttaaaaaatgtaatatattgtttgatttaagttatatatcttccaaaaataaaaataaaaatatataatatagtttcTATTACAAACTTAATTTTGAAATCTCCTATTTTACTCGGCTACCATACAACTCAAGAGAAAGTGACCTTCTGCAATAACTGGGGACTGATATCTTATGATCTATCAGTTATACGCTTCTGCTTGGTGTTAGCTTTTAAGGGCTACAAAAATGGTGTTATTTCTCAAATGAATTGCCTTTCTTTCAAGGTCTTAATCTCTTTACCTATCtccattttgttctttttcttttttattacaCTGCCTGCGGTAGAAGTTCTGATGCACGGGGAATAGGTAGTGCggttttctattttgtttttgaaattgtTCAAGATCGAATCTTTTGTTGTTGTATACCGATGTATAGAAAAATTACGACGACCCATTATGTGAAATTGTCATTCTTGATTGTTCTGGTAAACTTAATTGTATTTTTGTGCCGACCAATGTTATCAATTGTTAGACTTCGTTTGTTGTTTTGGTGTTTTGTTCCTGTAGTTAGATAGTCTGTGGTGATTCTTGAGAAATTGTAAATTGAAACTTGTTGGGAATTGCAGAAATTGAGGGCTTTCTGCTCATAGAGAAGCTGCAATACCAATGGGGGAGTTCGATGATGGAGAGTATGCAGGGATTAATGAGGTTACATCACCCAGAGAAAATAATGCTAGGAAAGTTTCAGTcttgcctttacttttcctcaTTTTCTATGAGGTTTCTGGTGGTCCTTTTGGTGTTGAGGACACTGTGCGGGCAGCTGGTCCTCTTCTTGCTCTTTTGGGGTTCTTGGTTTTCCCATTCATATGGAGTGTCCCTGAGGCATTGATTACAGCTGAAATGGGCACCATGTTCCCTGAAAATGGTGGTTATGTTGTGTGGGTTTCATCGGCTTTAGGTCCTTATTGGGGCTTTCAGCTAGGTTGGATGAAATGGTTGAGTGGAGTCATTGACAATGCACTTTACCCTGTTTTGTTCTTGGATTATCTGAAATCAGCCATCCCTGCATTAGGTGGTGGGCTTCCTAGAGTACTAGCGGTTTTGGTCCTTACTGTGGTTCTTACTTACATGAACTACAGAGGCTTAACTATTGTAGGATGGGTTGCTGTTTCGCTTGGTATACTGTCAATTCTTCCTTTTGTGGTTATGGGGCTCATTTCGATTCCCAAATTAAGGCCTTCAAGATGGTTAGTGGTAGATGTACAAAGTGTTGATTGGAACTTGTATCTGAATACTCTCTTCTGGAATCTAAATTACTGGGACTCAATCAGTACTCTTGCTGGAGAAGTACATAACCCAAAGAAGACTCTACCTAAAGCTCTCTTTTATGCTGTTATTCTAGTTGTTCTGTCCTACTTTTTCCCTTTGTTAATTGGTACCGGAGCTATTCCTCTTGAGCATGACTTATGGACTGATGGCTATTTCTCTGATATTGCGAAAATACTGGGTGGAGTCTGGCTCAGAGTTTGGATTCAAGGGGCAGCTGCAGCGTCAAATATGGGAATGTTTGTGGCCGAGATGAGCAGCGACTCTTTTCAGTTACTTGGTATGGCAGAGAGGGGTTTGCTGCCTGAGTTCTTCTCTAAGAGATCTCGTTACGGAACTCCTTTATTTGGGATCCTCTTCTCAGCTTCTGGTGTGATTTTACTGTCATGGCTGAGCTTTCAAGAGATAGTAGCTGCAGAAAATTTCTTGTATTGCTTTGGCATGATCTTGGAATTTATAGCATTTGTATTGTTAAGGATGAAGTATCCCCATGCACCACGCCCGTTCAAGATACATGGGGGAACTGTTGGAGCCATCCTACTGTGTATACCTCCAACCATTCTCATATGTGTTGTTTTGGCCTTGTCTTCATTCAAAGTCATGGTTGTAAGCCTTGCCGCCGTTGCAATTGGTTTGGTGATGCAACCTTGTCTTAAGCTTATCGAGAATAAGAGATGGTTGAAGTTCTCTATTAGTTCTGATCTTCCTGATGATATTACAACACATGAACCTTTACTTCGTTGATTCCCTAATAAGTGCTTTATAAGGTACAACTACTCCACTAATCATGACATCAGTGATAATATGGAAGCTTTAAATGCAGAATTATCATGGAATGCATGAAAAACAGTGTGAAACCGGTAGAAGTGGTTGTCGAGGTTTGGATGAACCTTCTCTTTAAAAATCTTATCGAAGCTTCTAATCTTGTAAGCTTTATTTGCCTCGCTCTTGTACCTATTTTTTCAGTGTTTGTAGCTACAATTTCTAGAGCATCAATAGCAGAACAGGTTTATCGAAGGTTTAATGATCCTTTTTCTCTTTATGGATCTTATAGCGGTAGCTTCTACTTTTGTATTCTGTATTTCCCATCATTTGTGcctatatatatttgtgtcaaGTAGTATAATTGATGGTCATTCAGGAATGCTTCAGAAACATACGCTGATTTGTTTTTATGAAGTGACTTCATTACTTGTGTAATGCACATTGAgctaataacaattataatggTGGAGCTGCAACTGAATCCGTAATGTTCACAAATGAAACCATGTCATATAAGTCTGAGCTCAGTATGTTTATTTCACAAGTGGACTTAGCTCGTTATAGAATGAGCCGAGTTTTCACAAGCTCTATTTAACTTGTTTATGGTTAGCAAAGGCTTGGCTATGttagattttttatgcattttttgaCCTGGTAGGCAAGTTCTATTGGTCATGCTATTTAATCATGTAACAATGTTTTCCTATATTAGAAAAGTTATGGTCATTTAGAACGAGATGAGTGAGTCGAGCTCAATAAGAACTAAGTTCTCCATCGTGCTCAAGCAAATTACTTAATCGAACCAAGTTCCAGTTTGGAACTTGAACTTGTTATTAAACCAAACTAGCTGAGCATGTATTCTTCTGTCACTTTGCATTTATTTTCTTCGAAGGATAAGAAGAAGACATCAAGAAGTATTTTTGCATTCAAGGTTGAAGTCTTATCCAAATTAGTGGATCTTGCTACCAATCACGACTAGAGAATTTTAAATGAAGAAGGATTCAAGTTTCAACTAGAAATAAGGAAATTATTGATGGCAACAGCTTTGGCCCTAACCCTCCTGGTAGTCAAAAGAAGGTGCTGCAGTTCACCCCACGTAAAAGGTACATATTTTCTTGGATTAGAAACTGAATCAATAAGCTGTGGAGGGCATTCAATTGTTGCACTGCTTGTTGGATTCATGAAATATGCCATTGATAGCCTCTGCTTCTCCTTATTCACCACTGCCCAGTGTATAACACTCTTTAACCTTCCATTTGTCCAAACTTGCTTGAAATATAAGGGTGTATAATTActcaatatacaaaaaacatGTGTTTGGGATGGCATATGTCAGATAGTTTTCTGATGAAACTTTTGAGTACTAAAGATAGGTAATAATGTCTAAATGCTGGTTGGAAGAAGTTATTGACATTAAAAGCTGAGATAGTCATAAGTAGTATGACTTCCAAGTTCCATCCATAAGTGAGGGCAAGCTATTTCATTTTCCCTTCAGATAGGAAGTGTTCTTGTGGGAGAACATGATCCAGTAACCTAACATCATCAAGTGACTTCCTAGTGAAACAGTTTCTTGAAAATGATTTTGTCATTCCAAACATCAAGAAAATTGCAGTTGATCATGTAGTAGTAATAATTATGATTTCTTCTTTTGATCCTTTGAGAAAGGAGGAGAGAATGACCTCAAGGGTGTCAGCAATATTGATGACAAATGAATTAGGAAGTAGTCTAAATCCAATCCATTGTTTGTCATTCTTGAGGACTTGGAATGCCACCAACCTGGTCTTGATACAATATGGTTAATGATTGGGAGTCTGAATAAATCCCTATGCCTACAATCTTCTCTGCAAGAGGACAAGGAGGATATCTCTGCTTATTCTAAAAATAGTAGCCTCCTTTTCTTCAAAGTTCTTGCTGAAGAAGTCATCTGCAAGGCCTAATCCATGAGCCAACATCTCCATTATAATCATCCCAAGCTTGTCCATTTCTTCCATGTACTCTATCATTGTGTTTCTGTTAATTTATCAGAGTTAAAAACAGCATTTTTGGtaagatttttttgtttgagacAAAGGTAGCCAAGCATATTTTTGGTAAGAATTTTGTAAACTTAAGTGTACTTTTTCTAACAACTTAAGCTTAGATGAACTGGTTACACAATTTAACATGATATTAATTATAGATTCAGGTCTTGAGTTCAAATCTCAAATCTCACAGCCACCCTTCATCAAAAAGAATTTGTATGCGCTTAGCTAGGGATGCAACCCTCCTGTACCGTGCTCATCCTAACCATTTTCGATATGGAGCATATATAAAAACTTTCAAGGttgaattaatcaaatttaaatcttGAATTCGTCTCCGTGCCTAGCCCATCAAAATGAACCAAACTCGCACGTTAAAGGACATATTGAAGTATTGTTATATATGTATCTAAATGTGTGTCATTGGTCATCATAGACCTTTTTTGCGAATTGGACAACTATTTCAGGTGACTGCAGTAGCTGCAAGATTTCAGCCCAAGGAAAGTTCTTCTCATAGTCGGGATTTGATGCGTAATACCCCAATGGGAAGCTTGATGTTTTGCCACCTTTGAGCTTTTGTTCCATGGGAAGATCAAAAAGCTCGTGCAAGCTACTGGTAAAATTCTCAACTATCTCACTAGGCACCCCATAGTCCATAAGCTTAAAGAATCCCCATTTTCTCTTGCTTTCACCATATCATGGCAgataattttcctaaagtcttgatTATTGTCCCAAATACAATTATAAAAACTAATCACTGAAATGTCTTGAATTTCATCTCCAAAATCATCATGCTTAAGTGAAGGCTGTTCTTCCTGAGATCATATGAAATTCTTGACTTGCATTTATTGCCATTCATTGAAAGTGTCTCAACATGCTCTTCTTCAATTCCAGGTGCCATTATTAGACTATAGATATTTTTGACATAGTGTGTTCTGTGTCTCTGTATATACAACCTCTTTTGGCCCTGCTACTTAATATATACAGAGTTTCAAGTTGTCCTTTTCgatatttaagaaaagaaaaatggtaTATCTATTGCATTGTTCAGgcttttgttttcttgttgttGCCACCAATTTACCCTAGGAAAGATCTCTAGGATTCTTTGGCACTATGTCACTTTGGAAAACATTCATTATTCATGACATGTAAATAAATTCATGTTTAAGCAAACAAACCTCTACCGAATCTCAACAAAAAGAACGAaacttaagaaaagaaaaaaacatgagCATAACAATGTTTTTGGAATTGAGGTACATCTGTAACAAAATAGTATATAGGCATGGCCTGTGAAATGTAAATGACTAGCTAAGAGGTCTTTACTAAATTTGAAATCCTTATCATAAATATAGGAACTATAATGCTTCGAAAATGCAATTTAATTATCAGTCTTTGTCCTGTTGATGAGATGCTTCAACATTCAAGTCAAAGGGTCTTGGCTCTTCACATTTCTTCGGGGAACTCTGTGTCTCCTCTGGCTGCAACAACAAATATCATGCCTTAGTTCCAAATGAATTGCAGTCGGTTATATGAATCCTTAATATCTGTCTACAGCATTAAGTTAAGATTAGGcatataactttttttgtttttgtttgtttggttAGGATGGAGGAGGTTAGTTAGGATGAAAATAACCTCAAGAATTAGCTCAATATACCTTATCAGAAGCGGATGAACAGATGTCTTTTTGCAATCTCACTGAAGTATGGAACATCAATGTATTGTGCAATGTTATCTCTTTTGGTAGTGGAGAGCTAATGAGACGAAAACCATAGCTTTCTATCCAAGTCCCTATGCACTTTGATACTGATGGAATTACCAGCTTTTCTACCTTTAGAAAGCTAAGAGTCTGCAACAAATAGGATCATCAGCTCAAGTAGTTCTAAGAATTAACAAAAGAATTTAACTTTTGTACACTGGCAGTATAAAAGTTAGGTCATGTTAAAGATAAGTATAGGTAACCGTTCATTAACAATAGATTAGTGACCTCAATAATCAGAAATATATCGATAGTGTAAAAATGAGAAGACATTCTTACTGATTCAATGGCAACCATTAGTTTTTTGCACATTCCTTTTCTCCTATATTCCTTATTTGTCGCGATGAAGGGCATTTCAGCAAGGGTTTTTCCATGAATCCTGCGATATATTAACTAGATGATAAGCATTTAAAAAACACATACTTATGACTGATGATATCTGGTTTAAGAGAGATATATACCTTATGGTTGCTGCAGAAATGATCTCTTCAtccttttctaaaataaatgtGTGAAAGCCCCTGAAATTCACCCTGTTGAAATTTGACCTGCAAGAAGTTTTCATTAGGAAATAAGGAGGTTCATGTGTTTATTCTTCAGTGTAATGGTGTGATGAGAGATTGTAGATTACCCGCAGTTGTAGACCAGACTTTTGATGACATCAATTTCAGTATGCCTGTCTATAATTTCCTCGAAACAATCTTCCATAAGTCGTCGTGCCACGACTAGTTTGGAGTGACACACAGTTCTTTGATAATCGTCTTCTATATTCATTCCAGAGCCATTATCTGTGTTCTGAAGAAGTGTCCATTTGTAGCTTTTATCGAGCTCATGTTCAACACCAAGATAGCGCCTCTCCAATTTATCATAGATCTTCACAATGATTCAATTTAAAAACATCTTAGTTATCATTAGTAGTCTAATAAGCCTATAAGTCATTTCTAAGTACAAGGTCTGTATATTTCTAAGTCTAATGCAGAGACAGTAAATGTTATGTAATTTCTTCATTTGCCTAAGTCTAATAAGACAGAGTTGTCCGCTATTTGTGCTCGTAGCAGGTACTAGAGGAGTAATCAAGCTACACGCAAACTGATTTAGGCACCTCTTTTCACTCTGctacaaagaaagaaacattaaaattaaCTGCTTTAGGATAATGTGTATTACCTTTTTGCAGGTAA contains these protein-coding regions:
- the LOC138337023 gene encoding probable polyamine transporter At1g31830; its protein translation is MGEFDDGEYAGINEVTSPRENNARKVSVLPLLFLIFYEVSGGPFGVEDTVRAAGPLLALLGFLVFPFIWSVPEALITAEMGTMFPENGGYVVWVSSALGPYWGFQLGWMKWLSGVIDNALYPVLFLDYLKSAIPALGGGLPRVLAVLVLTVVLTYMNYRGLTIVGWVAVSLGILSILPFVVMGLISIPKLRPSRWLVVDVQSVDWNLYLNTLFWNLNYWDSISTLAGEVHNPKKTLPKALFYAVILVVLSYFFPLLIGTGAIPLEHDLWTDGYFSDIAKILGGVWLRVWIQGAAAASNMGMFVAEMSSDSFQLLGMAERGLLPEFFSKRSRYGTPLFGILFSASGVILLSWLSFQEIVAAENFLYCFGMILEFIAFVLLRMKYPHAPRPFKIHGGTVGAILLCIPPTILICVVLALSSFKVMVVSLAAVAIGLVMQPCLKLIENKRWLKFSISSDLPDDITTHEPLLR
- the LOC138338070 gene encoding jasmonate-induced oxygenase 1-like, giving the protein MDYGVPSEIVENFTSSLHELFDLPMEQKLKGGKTSSFPLGYYASNPDYEKNFPWAEILQLLQSPEIVVQFAKKKHNDRVHGRNGQAWDDYNGDQVWTNGRLKSVIHWAVVNKEKQRLSMAYFMNPTSSATIECPPQLIDSVSNPRKYVPFTWGELQHLLLTTRRVRAKAVAINNFLISS